The window AACGTAAAGACGCAATTTTTATCTGTATTGTGTATTTTTTTACACAAGATAATTTCAGTATTCTTTTCGTACTAATTCTATGTGACTACGTGGTTAAATTTTTAAAACCAAATAGAGACATAGAGTTATGCAAGTTAATTCAAGTAAATAAAATAATTAATCCATTCATTGTGGTGTATTTTTCAAACTATTGGCGAGACAATCTATTGCTTTTCAATCTGAGGAATTTCAAGTGCTATCAGAATTTGTCTGTATTCCTGTAATTGAAGATTAATCGTTTGTAATCCTTGTTTAAAGAATGCAGATGTATTGAATAGGTTTTGATAATATTCTACTCCCTCCAGCATATTCTTTTTGAATGCATTCCATTTTTTGGTTTGAGATTGGGTAATTTGTACAGAAGTGTCTGCAATTTCCTTTTTCAGATAATCCACATACATTTTCAACTCGTTAATGAACATATTGGGACGGTTATTATCAGGCAGAATATTAGTATTTCCATAAATATGTTTCACCATTTCAGCAAGCGAGACTTCCTTATCAAAAAATGCGATATTCGGGCCTGGGCAGATGACAACACCCTGTTTTTCTCCTTTAATCTCTATTCCCTTCTCCATATAGGCGGCATTCACAAGTCCAACACATAGACAGGCTTTATCTGTAATTTCAGCTTTTTTCTTATCAAAATCTTCTGCAGAGAGAAACTCTTTTTGAAGATAAAGTTCACTAAGTTTAATATCCTGATATTTTTTGGAAGCAGTACAGGTTCCTTCAGGAGAATATTCTTTGCTTAATGCTAATAATTTCTTTGGACATGAGCTTCCATATCTTCCTTTGGATTCTTTCTGTAGTTTTAACAACTCGTTGGAAGTTCCTTTTATGGTATTGAAAGGCACTCCAAGAGGGGAAATCCTACTCAGGTAAAAATCTTTTTCCCTGGCATGTAAGAGAAGGTTTCTGGTTTCGGTATCTACAGAAGTGGCTTCAGGAACCAATAAAAAAGGAGAACCCCATCCCACACTGTCTACATCATAATTGGAGAGTAAAAACTCATGCTCTTCAGAAGTTCCTACTCCACCCTGTACCGTAATTTTCATTTCTAAAGGCTGGGAAACAACCGGTTTGCCTTTTTGTTCTAAAGCATTTATCATTAAGGAATGAGCAGACTGAATCAGGTCATTCTTTTTCTGTCTGAATTCTTCCATGATAGGTCCGAGCAGCATTCCCTCTGTAGCAAACGCATGACCGCCGCAATTCAATCCGGATTCTATTCTGTATTCTGAAACCCACAACCCTTTTTTAGCCAGAAAGTTCCCCTGGATCATAGCAGAACGGAAATCGCTTACCTTAAGAATAATTTTCTTTTTCAACGTTCCGTTTTCATCCGGAAAAAAGTCATCAAATTCTTCCATATAACTGTATAGACGTGGATTCATTCCGGCAGAAAGAACCATAGAAGAAGATAACTTACTCTTTGCAAATCCGCGGAGTGAAGCGTGAGCATCATTATACATGACAGGAAGCTGCTCATTCTTTTTATAGTTGTCTTTATCAACTTTGGTCATGATATTCACATCAATACTTCCCGGAATCAGATTGGCTTCAATAAAATTTTTGACGCTCTCACTCCAGTTGTCTTTTTGGCTGATTATGTTTTGAAGACTGTTCTTCAGATCTGAAGTGTTGGGTAATATGGCCATGAAATCTTTCAGAGCCTCTTTATTTTTACTGATTTCCTGTTTGAAAGATTCGAATTTTTCATTCACGATATCATCTACCATGTCCAGATAAGCAGTAATTCTTTTGGCTCTGTAATCTTCTGTCTTTGTTGGAATTCTTAAATAATCCAGATTAAACTTCTGGTTATAAAAGTTCTTCATTTTTTCCAGAATTTCATCATCAATGATGGAAATCACAGAAGAAATTCCATATTGTGCAACGCGGATCGGGCTATCTATGGTGTAAGCCAATCCCATCACAGGAATATGGAAATTGTGTAACGGTTTAGTTGTCATTATGTTTCAATAAAAATTCTTTATTTAATGCAACTAAAAATTCTTTCAACTAATTCACTGCCTAAAAGTATTGTTTTTTTAATTAATTATGCATTAAATAATATCTGTAATATTGAAAATATGCTAAAAGTCATCTGATGCATTAAAACAGGTTTAGAAATTCATGATCCTTTGTATTATCCAACAATCAAGTCTTGAATTATAATAAAATTAATAGTTTATTGTAAATTGGTTAAGTTTTTGAAGTACTTTATACAAACCTATCACACCATTGAAGCTAATCACATTTACCAAAAAAGGAATTTATTGTCCACAGGGAAAATTCTATATTGATCCCTGGAGGCCTGTGGATATGGCTATTATTACACACGGACATGCCGATCATGCCCGCTGGGGAATGAAAAAATACCTTTGTCATCATTTTACAAAACCTATTTTATACCAAAGAATTGGAGTGGATATTGAGTGCCAGAGTGTAGAATATGGAGAAAAGATCAATATGAATGGTGTTCAGGTTTCATTACATCCTGCCGGACATATCATTGGTTCTGCCCAGATACGATTAGAATATAAAGGATTTGTAACGGTCATTTCAGGGGATTATAAAGTGCAGGATGATCATCTCAGTACACCTTTTGAATTGGTAAGGTGCAATGAATTTGTTACAGAAAGTACTTTTGGATTACCCATTTATAATTGGCTGGAAGTAGATGATCTTAATAAAAAACTTCAGAATTGGGTATTAAAGAATCAGGAAAACAATAAAACTTCTGTGTTTATCGGATATTCGCTTGGGAAAGCTCAGCGAATTATGAAGGCCGTGGAGGGGTTAAGCAAAATATATGTTCACTACTCCATCGGAAAGCTTAATGAGGCTTTTGAAGCTGTAGGAATTGATCTTCCGGAATATACGATTGCTGATTTCAGGGAGCATCCGAAAGAGACAGAACATCAAATTGTTATTGTTCCCCCCGCTTTACTCGACAGTAATGTGATCAAAAAAATTCCTGATCCGGCCACAGCAATATGCTCCGGATGGATGCAGGTTCGGGGAGCAAGGCGATGGCGAAGTGCAGATGCAGGATTTGCTATGAGCGATCATGCTGATTGGAAGGGGTTATTGCAAACTGTAAAAGCAACAGAAGCAGAACTTGTGCATGTTACTCATGGGCAGACAGAAGTCTTTTCAAAGTATCTGAATGAAATCGGAATCAAGGCAGATGTAATAGAAACCCTGTTTGGAGAGGATGAAGAAGTATCAGAAAAAGAAACCATCGAAAATCCGGAATCATGAGACATTTTGCAGATCTTATCAATGCCTTGGAAACAACCAATAAGACCAATGCTAAAATAGATGCTATTATGGATTATCTGGAGCGTGCTCCGGATGATGACAAAGTCTGGTTTATTGCTTTGTTTACAGGAAAAAGACCTAAACGAAATGTCAATACCAATTTGATGAAAGAATGGGCACTGGAGCTTACAGGACTTCCCTACTGGCTTTTTCAGGAAAGCTATTCTTCGGTTGGAGATCTTGGCGAAACATTGTCATTAATTCTTCCGCCACCACAAGAGAAAATAGAACAGAGCCTCTCCCAATGGATGAACGATATTGTTGATTTAAAAGATAAAAAAGAATCAGAAAAGAAAGCATTTGTCCTCCATTCCTGGAATGGTTTGGATTATACGGAACGACTGATCTTCAATAAATTAATTGGCGGAAGTTTTAGGATCGGAGTTTCAGCTAAAACGCTGATTAATGCCTTGACCAAGTTCTCCGGACAGGAAGCAAGTGCATTGATGCACAGTTTAATGGGGAAATGGATGCCTGATGAAGTCTCCTTCGAAGAATTAATCTCTGCAGAGAATGTAAATCCTGATAATTCTAAACCCTATCCTTTCTGTTTAGCCTATCCTCTGGAAAAAAATCTTGATGAATTGGGACAGCCTGATGAATGGCTTGTAGAATATAAGTGGGATGGCATACGAGGACAGATTATCAGAAGAAACGATGAAGTTTTTATCTGGTCAAGAGGTGAAGAACTCATTACGGAACAATTTCCTGAGATCACAGAAGCAGTAAAAGCCATGAAAGGGAATTTTGTTTTAGATGGAGAAATACTTGCGGTAAAGGATGGTAATGTTTTAAATTTTAATGAATTACAAAAAAGATTAAATAGAAAAACTTTAACTAAAAAAATGCTTACAGAAATTCCGATAGAAGTATTTGCCTATGATCTATTGGAACTTGAGAATACTGATTTGAGGGAAAAACCGGTTTCAGCCAGAAGAGCGATGCTGGAGGAATTATTATTAAATGAAAATCCTCAAAACATTAAAATTTCTCAAAATATACATTTTGAAAAATGGCAAGAACTGAACGAGATCCGGGACAATTCAAGAGCTATAAACAGCGAAGGATTGATGCTTAAACAACAAAACTCCCCTTATCATTCCGGCAGAAAAAAAGGCGACTGGTGGAAATGGAAGATCAATCCTTTTACCATTGATGCAGTATTGATTTATGCTCAGAAAGGAAGTGGCAGACGAAGTGCTTACTATACAGATTATACATTTGCTGTAAA of the Chryseobacterium capnotolerans genome contains:
- a CDS encoding ATP-dependent DNA ligase; amino-acid sequence: MRHFADLINALETTNKTNAKIDAIMDYLERAPDDDKVWFIALFTGKRPKRNVNTNLMKEWALELTGLPYWLFQESYSSVGDLGETLSLILPPPQEKIEQSLSQWMNDIVDLKDKKESEKKAFVLHSWNGLDYTERLIFNKLIGGSFRIGVSAKTLINALTKFSGQEASALMHSLMGKWMPDEVSFEELISAENVNPDNSKPYPFCLAYPLEKNLDELGQPDEWLVEYKWDGIRGQIIRRNDEVFIWSRGEELITEQFPEITEAVKAMKGNFVLDGEILAVKDGNVLNFNELQKRLNRKTLTKKMLTEIPIEVFAYDLLELENTDLREKPVSARRAMLEELLLNENPQNIKISQNIHFEKWQELNEIRDNSRAINSEGLMLKQQNSPYHSGRKKGDWWKWKINPFTIDAVLIYAQKGSGRRSAYYTDYTFAVKNEDKLVTIAKAYSGLTDKEIMEVSKFVNKNAIEKFGPVRTVKAELVFEIAFEGIGFSNRHKSGVALRFPRIVRWRKDKTVDEIDTLEEIKKLIQ
- a CDS encoding ligase-associated DNA damage response exonuclease, which gives rise to MKLITFTKKGIYCPQGKFYIDPWRPVDMAIITHGHADHARWGMKKYLCHHFTKPILYQRIGVDIECQSVEYGEKINMNGVQVSLHPAGHIIGSAQIRLEYKGFVTVISGDYKVQDDHLSTPFELVRCNEFVTESTFGLPIYNWLEVDDLNKKLQNWVLKNQENNKTSVFIGYSLGKAQRIMKAVEGLSKIYVHYSIGKLNEAFEAVGIDLPEYTIADFREHPKETEHQIVIVPPALLDSNVIKKIPDPATAICSGWMQVRGARRWRSADAGFAMSDHADWKGLLQTVKATEAELVHVTHGQTEVFSKYLNEIGIKADVIETLFGEDEEVSEKETIENPES